One segment of Coffea arabica cultivar ET-39 chromosome 7c, Coffea Arabica ET-39 HiFi, whole genome shotgun sequence DNA contains the following:
- the LOC113698968 gene encoding 3-epi-6-deoxocathasterone 23-monooxygenase CYP90C1 produces MTWVLIGIVVSVFCLYKVMRKNKEEREKKNWIPRGSSGWPLLGETLDFIACGYSSRPVSFMEKRAALYGKVFRTHILGKAIIVSTDPEVNKVVLQNQGNAFIPHYPKSISELLGKYSILHINGPLQKRLHALIGGFLRSPQFKAQVTRDIEESVRHVFSTWMQKQDRRIYLQEESRKIAFEVMVKTLMSVGRGEDLNLLRTEFEEYCKGLISLPVKLPGTRLYKSLKAKDRMLKVVRSIIRQRKMAALEEKQGMNGLLNDVIDVLLRDTFESSAAEEAQPRLPLDSIGENVIELMIPGEETVPTALTLAVKFLSDSPVVLARLLEENMELKRQKAKSGDEYYWTDYVSLPFTQNVISETLRMGNIVNAVWREAVKDVKIKGHLIPRGWCVLTSFSSLHMDEANYENPYEFNPCRWEKTGASVNSNTFTPFGGGQRLCPGLELSRLEIAIFLHHLVTTYRWVAEDDDITYFPFVRLKRKLPITITPLVSA; encoded by the exons CTGTTTGTATAAGGTGATGAGGAAAAataaggaagagagagagaagaaaaattggatTCCTAGAGGAAGTTCAGGCTGGCCTCTTCTTGGCGAAACTCTCGACTTCATAGCTTGTGGTTACTCTTCTCGCCCTGTCAGCTTCATGGAGAAACGGGCGGCCCT GTACGGGAAGGTGTTCAGAACACATATCTTAGGCAAAGCCATAATCGTGTCAACAGACCCGGAGGTGAACAAGGTTGTTCTGCAGAATCAAGGGAACGCTTTCATTCCTCATTATCCAAAATCCATCTCCGAACTGCTGGGCAAGTATTCAATATTGCACATTAATGGACCTCTGCAGAAAAGGCTGCATGCGCTCATCGGAGGCTTCCTGAGGTCACCCCAGTTCAAGGCTCAAGTCACTCGAGACATAGAAGAATCCGTTCGACATGTCTTCTCAACCTGGATGCAAAAACAGGACCGACGAATTTACCTCCAAGAAGAAAGCAGGAAG ATTGCATTTGAAGtcatggtaaaaactttgatgagcgtCGGCCGGGGTGAAGATTTGAATTTGTTGAGAACGGAATTTGAAGAATACTGCAAAGGCTTGATTTCTTTGCCCGTTAAACTTCCTGGAACGAGGTTGTACAAATCTTTGAAG GCTAAAGACAGGATGTTGAAGGTGGTTAGAAGCATAATACGGCAAAGAAAGATGGCTGCTTTGGAAGAAAAACAAGGAATGAATGGGCTGCTGAATGACGTAATTGATGTATTATTGCGCGACACGTTTGAATCATCAGCAGCAGAGGAGGCTCAGCCACGGCTGCCGTTGGATTCGATAGGTGAGAACGTCATAGAGTTGATGATTCCCGGTGAAGAGACTGTTCCGACGGCTTTGACGCTAGCAGTCAAGTTCTTGAGTGACAGCCCCGTCGTGCTAGCCCGATTGCTG GAGGAGAACATGGAACTGAAGCGGCAAAAGGCTAAGTCGGGTGATGAATATTATTGGACTGATTATGTCTCGCTCCCATTTACCCAGAAT GTCATCAGTGAAACTCTGCGAATGGGCAATATCGTGAATGCAGTTTGGAGGGAAGCAGTAAAAGACGTGAAAATTAAAG GCCACTTGATACCAAGAGGATGGTGTGTCTTGACATCCTTCAGTTCACTTCACATGGACGAAGCAAACTATGAAAACCCCTATGAATTTAATCCCTGCAGATGGGAG AAAACAGGAGCTTCGGTTAACAGCAACACATTTACACCATTTGGTGGTGGCCAGAGGCTGTGTCCCGGTTTAGAACTGTCGAGGCTCGAAATTGCTATTTTCCTTCATCATCTTGTTACAACATACAG ATGGGTGGCCGAAGATGATGACATTACCTATTTTCCATTCGTCAGACTGAAACGGAAGCTGCCGATCACCATCACACCCCTAGTAAGCGCATAA